From Longimicrobium sp., one genomic window encodes:
- a CDS encoding ABC transporter ATP-binding protein, with the protein MELQIRDVSKTYANGVQALKHVSLTIPMGMYGLLGPNGAGKSTLMRTLATLQEPDTGTIHLGEIDVVRQRDELRRTLGYLPQEFGVYPKVNAEDLLDHFAVLKGIADCRARKAAVEGLLRQTNLWEVRRKHLGGYSGGMRQRFGIAVALLGNPRLIIVDEPTAGLDPAERVRFLNLLSELGENSVVILSTHIVEDVSELCSRMAIIDQGTILLEAEPLRAIADMEGRIWRRTVPRSELPALEREHAVISTRLLAGRTIAHVYSDGSPGAGFEAVEPDLKDVYFAAMGGHGRAARPVEVAA; encoded by the coding sequence ATGGAACTGCAGATCCGCGACGTTTCCAAGACCTACGCGAACGGCGTCCAGGCGCTGAAGCACGTCAGCCTGACCATTCCCATGGGCATGTACGGCCTGCTGGGGCCCAACGGCGCCGGCAAGTCGACGCTTATGCGCACGCTGGCCACCCTGCAGGAGCCAGACACGGGCACCATCCACCTGGGCGAGATCGACGTGGTGCGCCAGCGCGACGAGCTGCGCCGGACGCTGGGATACCTGCCGCAGGAGTTCGGCGTGTATCCCAAGGTGAACGCCGAGGACCTGCTGGACCACTTCGCCGTGCTCAAGGGGATCGCCGACTGCAGAGCTCGCAAGGCGGCGGTCGAGGGGCTGCTGCGGCAAACCAACCTGTGGGAGGTGCGCAGGAAGCACCTGGGCGGCTACTCGGGCGGGATGCGGCAGCGCTTCGGGATCGCCGTGGCGCTACTGGGAAATCCCCGGCTGATCATCGTCGACGAGCCCACGGCGGGGCTGGACCCGGCGGAGCGTGTGCGCTTTCTGAACCTGCTGAGCGAGCTGGGCGAGAACAGCGTGGTGATCCTCTCCACCCACATCGTGGAGGACGTCAGCGAGCTGTGCAGCCGCATGGCCATCATCGACCAGGGCACAATCCTGCTGGAGGCGGAGCCGCTGCGGGCCATCGCCGACATGGAGGGGAGGATCTGGCGCCGCACGGTGCCTCGGAGCGAGCTCCCCGCGCTGGAGCGGGAGCACGCCGTGATCTCCACCCGGCTGCTGGCGGGGCGCACCATCGCGCACGTGTACAGCGACGGCTCGCCGGGCGCGGGGTTCGAGGCGGTGGAGCCGGACCTGAAGGACGTGTACTTCGCCGCGATGGGCGGGCACGGCCGCGCCGCGCGCCCGGTGGAGGTGGCCGCGTGA
- a CDS encoding GntR family transcriptional regulator, giving the protein MQLAINTADSRPIYVQIMDEVRRAIVLGTLRPEDPLPSVRQLASDLRVNPNTVAQAYRELERAGVAYVRRGQGTFVAAAGTNGTERRALATGVAERALVEAHRNGVSAEELIDAIREAAGSRDLHTLAEQP; this is encoded by the coding sequence ATGCAGCTAGCCATCAACACCGCCGACTCGCGGCCCATCTACGTCCAGATCATGGACGAGGTGCGGCGCGCGATCGTACTGGGGACGCTCCGTCCCGAAGACCCGCTTCCGTCCGTGCGCCAGCTTGCCTCGGACCTGCGCGTGAACCCCAACACGGTGGCCCAGGCCTACCGCGAGCTGGAGCGCGCGGGCGTGGCTTACGTGCGCCGCGGCCAGGGCACCTTCGTCGCGGCGGCGGGGACGAACGGCACCGAGCGCCGCGCGTTGGCGACCGGCGTGGCCGAGCGGGCGCTGGTGGAGGCCCACCGCAACGGCGTGAGCGCCGAAGAACTGATCGACGCCATCCGCGAAGCCGCCGGGTCGCGCGACCTTCACACCCTCGCAGAACAACCATGA
- a CDS encoding ABC transporter ATP-binding protein, whose translation MSPVLPTDLSDGSLAVRTRGLAKRFGRETALDGVNLQVPEGAVYVLVGPNGAGKSTTFKVLMDLVRTDEGTAEVFGLDPRARGPEVRAQIGYVPERHDWGYGWMRVGRLLQHHATFYPTWDADYAARLAEVFGLKMDRKFGSLSKGQGRRVHLTMALAHRPRLLVLDEPTDGLDPVMLDETLGLLMDHITETPTTVVISTHQVHDVDRLADHVGVMRDGKLMMQVPRDELHRKLRRYRAEVPDGWAGPAALNGAVLRKGSFGREIQWSIWGEEREVVQHLTSAGATVRDAAPLTLADAAIALLSRRERA comes from the coding sequence ATGAGCCCCGTGCTTCCCACCGACCTTTCCGACGGGTCCCTGGCCGTACGCACCCGAGGCCTCGCCAAGCGCTTCGGGCGCGAGACCGCCCTGGACGGCGTGAACCTGCAGGTGCCCGAGGGCGCCGTGTACGTGCTGGTGGGCCCCAACGGCGCCGGCAAGAGCACCACCTTCAAGGTGCTGATGGACCTGGTGCGCACCGACGAAGGGACCGCCGAGGTGTTCGGGCTGGACCCGCGCGCCCGGGGCCCCGAGGTGCGGGCGCAGATTGGGTACGTACCCGAGCGCCACGACTGGGGCTACGGCTGGATGCGCGTGGGCCGCCTGCTGCAGCACCACGCCACCTTCTACCCCACCTGGGACGCGGACTACGCCGCGCGGCTGGCGGAGGTCTTCGGGCTGAAGATGGACCGCAAGTTCGGCAGCCTGTCCAAGGGCCAGGGGCGGCGCGTGCACCTGACGATGGCGCTGGCGCACCGTCCCCGGCTGCTGGTGCTGGACGAGCCCACCGACGGGCTGGACCCGGTGATGCTCGACGAAACGCTGGGGCTGCTGATGGACCACATCACCGAGACCCCGACCACGGTGGTCATCAGCACGCACCAGGTGCACGACGTCGACCGCCTGGCCGACCACGTGGGGGTGATGCGCGACGGCAAGCTGATGATGCAGGTGCCGCGCGACGAGCTTCACCGCAAGCTGCGCCGGTACCGGGCCGAGGTGCCGGACGGCTGGGCGGGTCCTGCGGCGCTGAACGGCGCGGTCCTGCGCAAGGGCAGCTTCGGGCGCGAGATCCAGTGGAGCATCTGGGGCGAGGAGCGTGAGGTGGTGCAGCATCTCACGAGCGCCGGCGCCACCGTGCGCGACGCCGCCCCGCTCACCCTGGCCGACGCCGCCATCGCCCTCCTCAGCCGCAGGGAACGGGCATGA
- a CDS encoding M1 family aminopeptidase, producing MSCFGEIFRWEVTRALRRPSTWVYLAVLVVIGTLSTVDSDPASTTFFNAPLNVAGGTVLLGFLGILVTAALFGDAANRDVQTGMHPLFYAAPISKMEYLGGRFLGAFAVNAALLLAVPLSLWLSAMMPYADPARVGPFRMDAYVSTYLLFLLPNLLINASVLFGISALSRRSFPSYLGAIGLFAGYALAMYMIDGMQHSPLATLVDPSGMMAVFDMASDWTPVEKNALGLRLQDQLLWNRLFWMGLGAAVLATTCARFRFAHHAAAERRRPAADVPETVDGGAPVVGPTPRVFGFGAQLGQVWAIAGRSFREVLVSRDFLFVVAGLVAFVLLAGGEVMADDRFGVPAWPLTQYTASFLGSQFVGIIVSLLTAFYAGELVWRERDARVHEISDATPVPDWVPYAGKFLALALMLAAIQAVLMAAGMALQALQGYYRFELGLYAQVLFGLGMADYLLLAAVALLVHALVNHKYVGHFVVALFLAATLFAGRLGVEHNLLVYGADPGWTYSDMAGFGPFLAPVVWFKLYWGGWALLMAVAASLFWVRGTERGATRRIRQARIRLNRPALAAAAVAVVQIVGLGGFVFYNTNVLNEYQSKDARGTMQAQYERRYKRYESAAQPWVAGVHLHVEIHPEQRRAELRGTYRLVNRTAQAIDTVHLSVLPVVRVKALRFSRPARRALADHERGYWIYTLDRPLQPGDSLRLDFAVEHAPRGFTNDAARTAVVRNGTFIGNRWLPSIGYQRDFEVTANAERRALGLPRRDHRLSIHDQAARRIPRVASDADWIAFEAVIGTAGDETAVAPGALKRTWTRGGRRYFHYQAQAPILNFYAILSSNYAVHRTEWNGVQIEVLHHPDHAFNVPALARTARASLEYYSRSFGPYRHGQLRLVEFPRYQQFARAYPGMIVYSESSSMLGRVNHAAGQVDAPMMVTAHEVGHQWWGHQVMGADVQGSQVLAETLAQYGAMMVLEQAHGPEHLRGFLEAMQIEYLNRRGDHQNPEVPLLLSGDHDYLHYRKGAVVMYALREYVGEARVNAALRRIVQAHAYTGPPYPTTLDLYRELHAVTPDSVKYLLDDLVRHITLWDVRAGKARAVPVGGGRYRVTFPFDVAKVRADSLGNDTPVPMNDLVEIGVFAEGDDARGPALYLRKHRLAAGRHTVTVTVSGRPALAGVDPRYLLLTKEKEEMDARMATVPIAP from the coding sequence GTGAGCTGCTTCGGGGAGATCTTCCGCTGGGAGGTCACCCGCGCCCTCCGCCGCCCGTCTACCTGGGTGTACCTGGCGGTGCTGGTGGTCATCGGCACCCTGTCTACCGTCGACAGCGATCCCGCCAGCACCACCTTCTTCAACGCGCCGCTGAACGTGGCCGGCGGAACGGTCCTCCTGGGCTTCCTGGGCATTTTGGTGACCGCGGCCCTGTTCGGCGACGCGGCCAACCGCGACGTGCAGACGGGGATGCACCCGCTGTTCTACGCGGCGCCCATCAGCAAGATGGAGTACCTGGGCGGGCGCTTCCTGGGCGCCTTTGCCGTCAACGCGGCGCTCCTGCTGGCCGTCCCCCTGAGCCTGTGGCTCTCGGCGATGATGCCGTACGCGGACCCGGCGCGCGTGGGACCCTTTCGGATGGATGCGTATGTCTCCACCTACCTGCTTTTTCTGCTCCCCAACCTGCTGATCAACGCGTCGGTGCTGTTCGGCATTTCGGCGCTCAGCCGGCGCTCGTTTCCCAGCTACCTGGGCGCCATTGGCCTGTTCGCGGGCTACGCGCTGGCGATGTACATGATCGACGGGATGCAGCACTCCCCCCTGGCCACCCTGGTGGACCCGTCGGGGATGATGGCCGTGTTCGACATGGCGTCGGACTGGACGCCCGTGGAAAAGAACGCGCTCGGCCTGCGCCTGCAGGACCAGCTGCTGTGGAACCGCCTGTTCTGGATGGGCCTCGGCGCCGCCGTCCTTGCGACGACCTGCGCCCGCTTCCGCTTTGCCCACCACGCAGCCGCCGAACGCCGCCGCCCGGCCGCCGACGTCCCGGAGACGGTGGACGGAGGCGCCCCGGTCGTGGGGCCAACGCCGCGGGTGTTCGGCTTCGGCGCGCAGCTCGGGCAGGTGTGGGCCATCGCGGGGCGCTCGTTTCGTGAAGTGCTGGTGAGCCGCGACTTCCTGTTCGTGGTCGCGGGGCTCGTGGCGTTCGTGCTGCTAGCCGGCGGCGAGGTGATGGCCGACGACCGCTTTGGCGTGCCCGCCTGGCCGCTGACGCAGTACACGGCCAGCTTTCTGGGCAGCCAGTTCGTGGGGATCATCGTCTCGCTGCTCACCGCCTTCTACGCGGGCGAGCTGGTGTGGCGCGAGCGCGACGCGCGGGTGCACGAGATCAGCGACGCCACGCCGGTGCCCGACTGGGTGCCGTACGCGGGCAAGTTCCTGGCGCTGGCGCTGATGCTGGCCGCCATCCAGGCCGTGCTGATGGCGGCGGGGATGGCGCTGCAGGCCCTGCAGGGCTACTACCGGTTCGAGCTGGGGCTGTACGCCCAGGTGCTGTTCGGGCTGGGAATGGCGGACTACCTGCTGCTGGCCGCCGTCGCCCTGCTGGTGCACGCGCTGGTGAACCACAAGTACGTGGGACACTTCGTCGTCGCCCTCTTCCTGGCCGCCACGCTGTTCGCCGGCAGGCTGGGCGTGGAGCACAACCTGCTGGTGTACGGCGCCGACCCGGGATGGACGTACTCCGACATGGCGGGCTTCGGACCCTTCCTGGCGCCCGTCGTGTGGTTCAAGCTGTACTGGGGAGGGTGGGCGCTGCTGATGGCCGTGGCCGCCAGCCTGTTCTGGGTGCGCGGGACGGAGCGCGGGGCCACGCGGCGCATCCGGCAGGCGCGCATTCGCCTGAACCGCCCGGCGCTCGCCGCCGCCGCGGTGGCCGTGGTGCAGATCGTCGGCCTGGGCGGCTTCGTGTTCTACAACACGAACGTGCTGAACGAGTACCAATCGAAGGATGCCCGCGGCACCATGCAGGCGCAGTACGAGCGCCGGTACAAGCGGTACGAGTCCGCGGCGCAGCCCTGGGTGGCCGGGGTGCACCTGCACGTGGAGATTCATCCCGAGCAGCGCCGGGCGGAGCTGCGCGGCACCTACCGGCTGGTGAACCGCACGGCCCAGGCGATCGACACGGTGCACCTGAGCGTGCTCCCCGTGGTGCGGGTGAAGGCGCTCCGGTTCAGCCGGCCTGCGCGCCGGGCCTTGGCAGACCACGAGCGGGGGTACTGGATCTACACGCTGGACCGCCCGCTGCAGCCGGGCGACTCGCTGCGGCTGGACTTTGCGGTGGAGCACGCACCGCGCGGGTTCACCAACGACGCGGCCCGCACGGCCGTGGTCAGGAACGGCACCTTCATCGGCAACCGGTGGCTGCCTTCCATCGGCTATCAGCGCGATTTCGAGGTCACCGCCAACGCCGAGCGCCGCGCGCTGGGGCTGCCCCGGCGCGATCACCGGCTTTCCATCCACGACCAGGCGGCCCGGCGCATTCCCCGCGTCGCTTCGGACGCGGACTGGATCGCCTTCGAAGCGGTGATCGGCACGGCGGGGGACGAGACGGCCGTGGCGCCCGGCGCGCTGAAGCGCACGTGGACGCGGGGCGGGCGGCGCTACTTCCACTACCAGGCGCAGGCCCCCATCCTGAACTTCTACGCCATCCTTTCCTCCAACTACGCCGTGCACCGGACGGAGTGGAACGGCGTGCAGATCGAGGTGCTCCACCACCCCGACCACGCCTTCAACGTCCCGGCCCTGGCGCGCACGGCGCGGGCGTCGCTGGAGTACTACAGCCGGAGCTTCGGTCCCTACCGGCACGGGCAGCTGCGCCTGGTGGAATTCCCGCGCTACCAGCAGTTCGCCCGCGCGTACCCGGGGATGATCGTCTATTCCGAGAGCAGCAGCATGCTGGGCCGGGTGAACCACGCGGCGGGGCAGGTGGACGCGCCGATGATGGTGACGGCGCACGAGGTGGGGCACCAGTGGTGGGGCCACCAGGTGATGGGGGCCGACGTGCAGGGCTCGCAGGTGCTGGCCGAGACGCTGGCGCAGTACGGCGCCATGATGGTGCTGGAGCAGGCGCACGGCCCCGAGCACCTGCGCGGCTTCCTGGAGGCCATGCAGATCGAGTATCTCAACCGGCGCGGCGACCACCAGAACCCCGAGGTCCCGCTGCTGCTGTCCGGCGACCACGACTACCTTCACTACCGCAAGGGCGCCGTGGTGATGTACGCCCTGCGCGAGTACGTGGGCGAGGCGCGGGTGAACGCGGCGCTGCGGCGCATCGTCCAGGCCCACGCCTACACCGGCCCGCCGTATCCGACCACGCTGGACCTGTACCGCGAGCTGCACGCGGTGACGCCGGACAGCGTGAAGTACCTGCTGGACGACCTGGTGCGGCACATCACCCTGTGGGACGTGCGGGCCGGCAAGGCGCGCGCAGTGCCCGTGGGCGGCGGCCGCTACCGCGTGACGTTCCCGTTCGACGTGGCAAAGGTGCGCGCCGACAGCCTGGGCAACGACACCCCCGTGCCCATGAACGACCTGGTGGAAATCGGCGTGTTCGCCGAGGGAGACGACGCCCGGGGCCCCGCGCTGTACCTGCGCAAGCACCGGCTGGCGGCCGGGCGGCACACCGTCACCGTCACCGTGTCCGGCAGGCCCGCCCTGGCGGGAGTGGATCCGCGGTACCTGCTGCTGACGAAGGAAAAGGAAGAGATGGACGCCCGGATGGCCACCGTCCCCATCGCCCCGTAG
- a CDS encoding M20/M25/M40 family metallo-hydrolase: MPMMRRVSLAAALSLALALPAAAQTPSVREWTRANEHAILREYVDLLAIPNVASDRANIRRNAAHLVAMMERRGLRPRLMEAADSTAPPSVYGEWMVPGATRTLVLYAHYDGQPTDSSKWTVTHPWRPVLLSARADRGGRPVPLPAASQPIDPEWRLYARSSSDDKAGVMAILSAVDALRASGATPTSNLKIFFEGEEEAGSPHLTSILARNAGLLAADAWVIVDGPVHQNGNKQVVFGVRGDVNVEVTVYGPVRPLHSGHYGNWAPNPAMRLAQLLAAMKNDDGRVLIPGWYDDVEPLGSVETQAMRALPAYDQQLRTELGIAAPEGAGRTLTELIAQPSLNVNGFESGGITAGARNVIPTEATAVLDLRLVRGNDHRRQAQRLADFIRAQGYLVLDRAPTADERRAHARIARVIVRPGGYNAERTPMDLPISRAVLRAVQSTTGDPVYAVPTLGGSLPLSLISEALPGARTITLPIVNHDNNQHAEDENLRLQNLWDGIESIAAVMTMPR, encoded by the coding sequence ATGCCGATGATGCGCCGCGTTTCCCTCGCCGCAGCTCTCTCGCTCGCCCTCGCCTTACCCGCGGCCGCGCAGACGCCGTCCGTCCGCGAGTGGACCCGCGCCAACGAGCACGCCATCCTGCGCGAGTACGTGGACCTGCTCGCCATTCCCAACGTGGCCAGCGACCGCGCGAACATTCGCCGCAACGCCGCGCATCTCGTGGCGATGATGGAGCGCCGGGGGCTGCGTCCACGCCTGATGGAAGCGGCGGATTCCACGGCTCCCCCGTCGGTATACGGGGAGTGGATGGTGCCGGGAGCCACGCGCACCCTGGTGCTGTACGCGCACTACGACGGCCAGCCCACCGACAGCAGCAAGTGGACGGTCACGCATCCCTGGCGCCCGGTGCTGCTGTCGGCGCGCGCGGACCGCGGCGGCCGACCCGTGCCCCTGCCGGCCGCCAGCCAGCCGATCGATCCCGAGTGGCGCCTGTACGCGCGCTCGTCGTCCGACGACAAGGCCGGGGTGATGGCCATCCTGTCGGCGGTGGACGCGCTGCGGGCGTCCGGGGCCACACCTACATCCAACCTGAAGATCTTCTTCGAGGGCGAGGAAGAAGCGGGCTCTCCGCACCTGACCAGCATCCTGGCGCGGAACGCCGGGCTGCTGGCCGCTGACGCGTGGGTCATCGTCGACGGGCCGGTGCACCAGAACGGCAACAAGCAGGTGGTGTTCGGCGTACGCGGCGACGTGAACGTGGAGGTGACGGTGTACGGGCCCGTGCGCCCGCTGCACTCCGGGCACTACGGCAACTGGGCGCCCAACCCCGCCATGCGCCTGGCCCAGCTGCTGGCGGCGATGAAGAACGACGACGGCCGCGTGCTGATCCCCGGCTGGTACGACGACGTCGAGCCCCTGGGGTCGGTGGAAACGCAGGCCATGCGCGCCCTTCCGGCGTACGATCAGCAGCTCCGCACGGAACTGGGGATCGCCGCGCCCGAGGGCGCGGGCCGCACCCTGACGGAGCTGATCGCGCAGCCGTCGCTGAACGTGAACGGCTTCGAGAGCGGCGGAATCACGGCGGGCGCGCGCAACGTGATCCCCACCGAAGCCACGGCCGTGCTGGACCTGCGCCTGGTTCGCGGCAACGACCACCGGCGGCAGGCGCAGCGGCTGGCGGACTTCATCCGGGCGCAGGGCTACCTGGTGCTGGACCGTGCGCCGACCGCGGACGAGCGGCGGGCGCACGCCCGGATCGCGCGGGTGATCGTGAGGCCGGGCGGCTACAACGCCGAGCGCACGCCCATGGACCTGCCCATCTCCCGCGCCGTGCTGCGCGCCGTGCAGTCCACCACGGGCGACCCCGTGTATGCCGTGCCCACGCTGGGGGGCAGCCTGCCGCTTTCCCTGATCAGCGAGGCGCTGCCGGGTGCGCGCACCATCACGCTGCCCATCGTGAACCACGACAACAACCAGCACGCCGAGGACGAGAACCTGCGGCTGCAGAACCTGTGGGACGGCATCGAATCCATCGCGGCCGTGATGACCATGCCCCGCTGA
- a CDS encoding tyrosinase family protein, whose product MAKATTTTRWERVQEILDRAHTDEHPVYAGAGRFWGNLDTLLAAEIHGVRMVAPAQAAASAGTGCGCGTPGCGGGAADTGGEPGARYPGRGAASGLVKGLRGQPPFDGSRLPRLPWGGPRVDEDDVRFISDWIDDGCPTGDHRQGQLAAIQLRGGPVQRMEPLAVDGDTAARLTREAARVFGTGPAASSRPEVQQRMNLDCMDDAQLEQLRYAFRELYALNKWPRDYRNYNNLALIHQDHCQHGWERFLPWHRVYLYEFEQAMQDVCPGVTMPYWDWTMPQYHPYQPYKGWIIPQSFKAYITPEMFQVLKLHLNDAQAREVERNFVEPRRHFTSLPKFLDALGKLDGFGTIHPELEQHLIDALVHSNPLWYPLRFPAEYQDGSGNPQTINQAIHYHYPSPKDMDEIMSLRSWRDFGGGSQYNDAFGFLDQNPHNTMHIWTGGQNPRYRKPPAASSSKAMREQPYMERNRMVRVAGRPFHTKQEFYAWRNAQYGDMFSNLTAAYDPIFWPVHANVDRLWWEWQQLNPNAQPVEQSSVLTPWGYTVADTLDMTRFGYEYVRCAFSIPVGLQAPVGRFVSEPVKVPKGARDPRRVEVRLHRVPQLDRSCFVRVFLNLPDANANTPPEGDHFGGYLAVFGHGECFGGPGHCAIPGQARPYDLRPRSHNTPRNHRVNVTQAARALLEKGAATLQVTLVAIGADYREENALLRMEGLSLNFLD is encoded by the coding sequence ATGGCGAAAGCGACGACCACGACCCGCTGGGAGCGGGTGCAGGAAATCCTGGACCGGGCGCACACGGACGAACATCCCGTGTACGCCGGCGCCGGGCGCTTCTGGGGGAACCTGGACACGCTGCTGGCCGCCGAGATCCACGGCGTGCGCATGGTGGCCCCCGCGCAGGCCGCCGCCTCCGCCGGCACCGGCTGCGGCTGCGGGACCCCCGGGTGCGGCGGCGGGGCCGCGGACACCGGCGGCGAGCCCGGCGCGCGCTACCCGGGCCGGGGCGCCGCCTCGGGGCTGGTGAAGGGGCTGCGCGGGCAGCCGCCCTTCGACGGGTCGCGGCTGCCGCGGCTGCCCTGGGGCGGCCCGCGCGTGGACGAAGACGACGTGCGCTTCATCAGCGACTGGATCGACGACGGGTGCCCCACCGGCGACCACCGGCAGGGGCAGCTGGCCGCCATCCAGCTGCGCGGCGGGCCCGTGCAGCGCATGGAGCCGCTGGCGGTGGACGGCGACACGGCCGCGCGGCTGACGCGCGAGGCCGCCCGGGTGTTCGGCACCGGGCCGGCCGCCTCGTCGCGACCGGAGGTGCAGCAGCGGATGAACTTGGACTGCATGGACGATGCGCAGCTGGAACAGCTGCGCTACGCCTTCCGCGAGCTGTACGCGCTGAACAAGTGGCCGCGCGACTACCGCAACTACAACAACCTGGCGCTCATCCACCAGGACCACTGCCAGCACGGGTGGGAGCGCTTCCTGCCCTGGCACCGCGTGTACCTGTACGAGTTCGAGCAGGCCATGCAGGACGTCTGCCCGGGCGTCACCATGCCGTACTGGGACTGGACGATGCCCCAGTACCACCCCTACCAGCCGTACAAGGGGTGGATCATCCCGCAGTCGTTCAAGGCGTACATCACCCCGGAAATGTTCCAGGTGCTGAAGCTGCACCTGAACGACGCTCAGGCGCGGGAGGTGGAAAGGAACTTCGTGGAGCCGCGCAGGCACTTCACCTCGCTCCCGAAGTTCCTGGACGCCCTGGGCAAGCTCGACGGCTTCGGCACCATCCATCCCGAGCTGGAGCAGCACCTGATCGACGCGCTGGTGCACAGCAACCCGCTGTGGTACCCGCTGCGGTTTCCCGCCGAGTACCAGGACGGCAGCGGCAACCCCCAGACCATCAACCAGGCCATCCACTACCACTACCCGTCGCCCAAGGACATGGACGAGATCATGTCCCTGCGCAGCTGGCGGGACTTCGGCGGGGGCAGCCAGTACAACGACGCGTTCGGGTTCCTGGACCAGAACCCGCACAACACCATGCACATCTGGACGGGGGGGCAGAACCCCCGCTACAGGAAGCCGCCCGCCGCGTCGTCGTCGAAGGCCATGCGCGAGCAGCCGTACATGGAGCGCAACCGCATGGTGCGCGTGGCGGGGCGGCCGTTCCACACCAAGCAGGAGTTCTACGCCTGGAGGAACGCCCAGTACGGCGACATGTTCAGCAACCTCACCGCCGCGTACGACCCCATCTTCTGGCCCGTGCACGCCAACGTCGACCGGCTGTGGTGGGAGTGGCAGCAGCTGAACCCCAACGCGCAGCCGGTGGAGCAGAGCTCGGTGCTCACCCCCTGGGGCTACACCGTGGCCGACACGCTCGACATGACGCGCTTCGGCTACGAATACGTGCGCTGCGCCTTTTCCATCCCCGTGGGGCTGCAGGCGCCGGTGGGCCGCTTCGTCAGCGAGCCCGTGAAGGTGCCCAAGGGCGCGCGCGACCCCCGGCGGGTGGAAGTGCGGCTGCACCGCGTTCCCCAGCTGGATCGCTCCTGCTTCGTCCGCGTGTTCCTGAACCTGCCCGACGCCAACGCCAACACCCCGCCCGAGGGCGACCACTTCGGCGGCTACCTGGCCGTGTTCGGCCACGGCGAGTGCTTCGGCGGGCCGGGCCACTGCGCCATCCCCGGCCAGGCCCGCCCGTACGACCTGCGCCCCCGCAGCCACAACACGCCGCGCAACCACCGCGTAAACGTCACGCAGGCTGCCCGGGCGCTGCTGGAAAAGGGCGCCGCCACGCTGCAGGTGACGCTGGTGGCCATCGGCGCCGACTACCGCGAAGAGAACGCGCTGCTCCGCATGGAGGGCCTGTCGCTCAACTTCCTGGACTGA
- a CDS encoding acyltransferase: MPNPRRRDRLLSALSRRTSSGRFIPEIDGLRFVSIALVVLFHLDVYVAGSSTAAYAVPPDAEPLAGMVRHGSWGVHLFFIISGFVLALPFVSYHQAGGEKVRLRAYFARRLTRLEPPYVVAVLGTFMMALAVRPGGHAPSAAELVAHLLYLHNVVYGWMSTFITIAWSLEIEVQFYLAAPVLGRLFFSIGHTLRRRAAIGGAALLAIAAQVVLARTGIALPRTLLLYIQFFLAGFLLADVYVTSWKGAPRHDWRWDGVWILGWAGMLAAVRSPSPAVLALGFPAAALATFAATFRGIWFRRLLTNPWIVTIGGMCYTIYLLHNPVIVVAGRFSTRWLRGDDYGVDLLLQAVTVLPAVLLVSTLFFVLVERPCMDRHWPRKLHERFRPSTPEVNKVFRKTP; encoded by the coding sequence ATGCCGAACCCCCGCCGGAGAGACCGTCTCCTTTCCGCGCTCTCCCGCAGGACCAGCTCTGGCCGGTTCATCCCCGAAATCGACGGCCTTCGCTTCGTCTCCATCGCCCTGGTCGTCCTCTTTCACCTGGACGTGTACGTGGCCGGGAGCTCCACGGCCGCCTACGCCGTTCCCCCGGACGCGGAGCCGCTGGCGGGCATGGTCCGGCACGGCAGCTGGGGCGTGCACCTGTTCTTCATCATCAGCGGGTTCGTGCTGGCCCTGCCCTTCGTCTCCTACCACCAGGCGGGAGGAGAGAAGGTGCGGCTGCGTGCCTACTTCGCCCGGCGCCTGACCCGGCTGGAGCCGCCGTACGTCGTGGCCGTGCTGGGGACCTTCATGATGGCGCTGGCGGTGCGTCCCGGCGGCCACGCCCCGTCCGCCGCCGAGCTTGTCGCGCACCTGCTGTACCTGCACAACGTCGTCTACGGGTGGATGTCCACCTTCATCACCATCGCCTGGTCGCTGGAGATCGAGGTGCAGTTCTACCTGGCCGCGCCGGTGCTCGGAAGGCTGTTCTTTTCCATCGGCCACACCCTGCGCCGCCGCGCCGCCATCGGGGGCGCCGCGCTGCTGGCCATCGCGGCGCAGGTGGTGCTCGCGCGGACGGGGATCGCGCTGCCCCGCACCCTCCTGCTCTACATCCAGTTCTTTCTCGCGGGTTTTCTCCTGGCCGACGTGTACGTGACGAGCTGGAAGGGTGCGCCGAGGCACGACTGGCGATGGGACGGGGTGTGGATCCTGGGCTGGGCGGGAATGCTGGCCGCCGTGCGAAGCCCGTCACCCGCAGTGCTGGCCCTGGGCTTTCCCGCGGCCGCGCTGGCGACCTTCGCGGCCACCTTCCGCGGGATATGGTTCCGGCGCCTGCTGACCAACCCGTGGATCGTCACCATCGGCGGGATGTGCTACACCATCTACCTGCTTCACAACCCGGTGATCGTCGTCGCGGGGCGCTTTTCGACCCGGTGGCTGCGCGGGGACGACTACGGAGTAGACCTGCTGCTGCAGGCGGTGACGGTGCTGCCCGCGGTGCTGCTGGTGAGCACCCTGTTCTTCGTGCTGGTGGAGCGCCCCTGCATGGACCGGCACTGGCCGCGCAAGCTGCATGAGCGGTTCCGGCCGTCCACCCCCGAGGTGAACAAAGTTTTCCGCAAAACCCCGTAA